The [Limnothrix rosea] IAM M-220 genome includes the window CTGGTTCGTGAACAACTGTACGAATCACTAATGAATCCAAGCCAAGATTTGCTAAAGGACTAAACAAACCAATAAAAGCAATTGCATAGTTTAGAATCCCAAACTGCTCTGCTCCTAGATAGCGTGCAACCCAAGCTCCAATGACGAGACCAAACGCCATACGAGAGATATGCTCAAAAAATAACCAAGCGATATTCTGGAAAACATTGCCTCGTTCACCGCTAATGTATTGACGAGCAACTTCTCGCAAATGTCGATAATTACTGAGCATTAAAGTTGATTGGCTCCTTGAAAGAGAAAGTTCATTTCTTTCCGAAGATAAGACTTGATGTAATCATCGCTAAAAAAGTCATAGTAATGCCTAAATATCTCGCCAATACTGTTTTTCTGTTTTTCCTGCCTCAATGACAAGATGGTAGTTTCTCATGTTGCTGCTTTATCTGCCGATTGAAGTGTTTTTAGCCACTGAATACCTTCTTTGATTGTGTTTGCGCCGACTTGGGCGAGATTGTGGTGATCTGCTCCGTCAATTATTTCAAGGCGTTTGGGTTGGTTGGCGATCGCCATTAATCTTTCACTCATAAAACTAGGAACCGTCTCATCTGCTGTACCGTGACAAAGAAAAATGGGCAGCTTGAGTAAAGGTATTTTTTGGCGCGTGTCAAAACGCTGCTGCAAAATCCAATTAATAGGAAAAAACTGCATATAGGTTTTAGTGATAGACATTTCGAGCATGGAAGCAAAGGTCGACTCAAGGAATAACCCGGCACATTCATAGCGTGTGGCTAGCTCGACGGCGATCGCCCCACCGAGAGAATGACCATAAATTAACAGATCCTTGGGCAGAATATGCTTTTGTTGGCGTAAAAATTCATAGGCAGTGGCCGCGTCCTCA containing:
- a CDS encoding alpha/beta hydrolase: MPFFVWFCLCCILIYLGICLVLWVVQRRIIFEPQCQPVTPIPDNLAIAYETEKLKVGEKNTEEIVTWWFPCDDAKGKTVLLLHGNGGYEMGNFQTLEILHQSGFNVLMVNYRGYGESSNIFPNEQRVYEDAATAYEFLRQQKHILPKDLLIYGHSLGGAIAVELATRYECAGLFLESTFASMLEMSITKTYMQFFPINWILQQRFDTRQKIPLLKLPIFLCHGTADETVPSFMSERLMAIANQPKRLEIIDGADHHNLAQVGANTIKEGIQWLKTLQSADKAAT